In bacterium, a single window of DNA contains:
- a CDS encoding DUF6338 family protein, giving the protein MESFSTELISVLQFLLPGFVTAWVFYGLTSFPIPSKFERVVQALVFTIIIQFCVLSEKWIVLKIGSYFSYGEWNNYSEIFYSVLTALFIGVIFAYLSNSDKLHKIARDCGITRETSYPSEWFGTFLNNRTFVVLHLKDERRLRGWPSAWPSDPNKGHFVLEEASWIPDIESDKEIPLDGVKSIMINVKDVYWVEFLK; this is encoded by the coding sequence ATGGAAAGTTTTTCCACAGAATTAATCTCTGTTCTTCAGTTTCTTTTACCCGGTTTCGTTACAGCTTGGGTTTTCTATGGATTGACCTCATTCCCTATTCCTTCAAAGTTTGAAAGGGTAGTACAGGCACTGGTATTTACTATTATCATTCAGTTTTGTGTTTTATCAGAAAAATGGATAGTTTTAAAAATTGGGAGTTATTTTTCGTACGGAGAATGGAACAATTACTCCGAGATATTTTATTCAGTATTGACTGCACTTTTTATTGGCGTTATCTTTGCTTATCTTTCAAACAGCGATAAACTACATAAAATTGCAAGAGATTGTGGAATCACCAGAGAAACTTCTTATCCTTCTGAATGGTTTGGCACCTTCTTAAACAATAGAACTTTTGTCGTGCTTCATCTAAAGGACGAAAGACGGTTACGTGGTTGGCCAAGTGCATGGCCTTCAGATCCCAATAAGGGTCATTTTGTTCTTGAGGAAGCATCATGGATTCCTGATATAGAGAGCGACAAAGAAATACCTTTAGACGGTGTTAAATCAATTATGATTAATGTCAAGGATGTTTATTGGGTAGAGTTCTTAAAATAG